The sequence agccgactggcattaatatagccatcctagtagtcaacttttcataattatgagttgtcattatccaacgtcacacaacacagaataaagttatcatcttgctgcgtctccgcagcgggagaaaaaaaatgctgtttgaatgcagctccgcggcgggagtgacccttctccttgtctgtgtcagaggcattctcatttaattttcttttcattgtccctgtcttaagagaccgatccatgaccttcttaatagattaggctactctttaatagattaggcttctactgactgtgttctcttcgttctgagttgtatgttagaaatgtcgcaataatgtacttgtggccgtcgcggaccactacggggcacttgcggatcaccagtggtccgcggaccacactttgagaacgactgcttTAGATGCGTGTGCGAGTACCTACAGTGGCCGTCAAATGCCATTAAATCACAAGAAGCCCGATCTCGAGCCAGTGCTTTGGCTTGTCCATTGTGGGCTACTGCAGAAACATGCTGGTGCAACATGGCAAAATGCATGGAAGTGGACTCACTCGTTAtaagctaacgaaaacacaGCGATTCATAGTCACAGGTGATttaacactaatgaaaacataattataaatACTAGATTCCATTTATACTAATAGATGCCACAAACAACTACACACCTTTAAGATGGTAGCTCATAATTGCCACACAAATTTAGCTGATCATTTTGATTTGCTTTCACTGAGAGTGTCAGTATTTTCCATACATTGTGTCTTTGCATATAGCAACACACTGAATGCATCCAGCCCTGATGTGGAGGAGCTTAGCCGATTCGAGCCCAGAACAGAGCCGATTCGAGCCCAGAACAGTCGAACCGGGCCCAGAACAGAGTCGAACCGGGCCCAGGGTCGTCTGTCACATGGACACATGTTCTTCAGACTGACCCTGAGAAGTTGAAGTCCACTCGGAGGTTGTCCTCACAGATCTTGTCTGGTCCACAGTCGATCTCGAAGTTTAACTGTGGGAACAGAGCAGTTGCATGAAATGTCAACAAAAGTATAGACAtaatatgaatgtatgtatgtatgtatatgtatgtgtatatatatatatatgtataaacaaGTACTGGTGATCATACTCTTTAAGTTCAAGACATTCAAATCACAAAGCCTGACTGAAACATGTCAGGGTGAGGTCAGAGGGCGAGGTCAGAGGgcgaggtcagaggtcagaggtgattGGTGGTGATTTAGAGGCTTTTTGTGTCCTCATGCATTCGCTGCATTATAGCATTTCTTTAGACCTCCGTAACATTACCATCACACAACCCTGCAATGACACCATAAACCACATCAGTCTGGTCAGTCAGTAAGAATGTAGGGCAGGGTCAAACCCCTGGGGTGGGTTAGAGAGGTCAAACCCCTGGGGTGGTTAGAGAGGTCAAACCCCTGGGGTGGTTAGAGAGGTCAAACCCCTGGGGTGGTTAGAGAGGTCAAACCCCTGGGGTGGTTAGAGAGATCAAACCTGGGGTGGTTAGAGAGATCAAACCTGGGGTGGGTTGCAACCACAAAAATAGGCCTTGCAGCCCTTTGTAGCATCAGTCAGTCAACAGTTAATCGACAACGTCATCAGTATGTGTTCTCCTAGGTAACACAGTCAATCGACAACGCCATCAGTATGTGTTCTCCTAGGTAACAAAGTGTGTGTCTACAACATAAATGCATAAATATGTCATTTTCCTACAGAGAGATAACCATTAAATAACCATTTAAGCGATGCAAGCCGACTCACCATGTGATATGAAATGAGACGAGAATCAGTGGACAGTCTTGGCCGCAGGTTCCCCTCTCCAGTGATAGGGAGTCCATCAAAAGTAAAGGCCACCCTGTTAGCAATGGGGTTCAAGGCATCCTCTGGACACCCCTTCAAtggaatgatggagagagcagtTGAACATGGTGGCTATTTGAATGTGAACCACCAGATGGCAATATTTCTCAAAAAAGAGTGATTGTAGACACTTGTCCTTCATCCAAAAAATGGGACGTTgagcttacgtgtgtgtgtgtctgtgtgtgtgtctgtggggggggggggggatgttgagcttacatgtgtgtgtgtggggggggggggggcgttgagcttacgtgtctgtgtgtctgtggggtgggggggggacgttgagcttacgtgtgtgtgtgtgtgtgtgtctgtgtgtgtctgtgtgtgtgtgtgtctgtggggggggaCGTTGAGcttacgtgtctgtgtgtctgtgggggggggggggggttgagcttacgtgtgtgtgtgtgtgtgtgtgtctgtgtgtgtgtgtgtctgtgggggggggggcgttgagcttacgtgtgtgtgtgtgtgtgtgtgtgtgtgtgtctgtgtgtgtgtgtgtctgtggggggggaCGTTGAGcttacgtgtctgtgtgtctgtgtgtctgtgggggggacGTTGAGCTTACGTGTGTTGCGAAACTGAGAGGAAGGCAGCTTTTCTGCAGTGTCGCTGTGATGCTGTCACTTGTAGCATGCTGGTTGGGTGCAAAGGTAGCTCGGGGCGTCTGACGCACGTGGTCCAGCGTAAACGTGTAGCTCAATTTCGCCCTTAAATCTACATTATATGGTTAAAACAGACATTATGGACGCATTCATCGGACAGGGAGTCAGAAACAAATAAGACACAACCCAACCTTCTCAGGATTATGATGAGGATAATAAGTCTTTGGTGTTTTACACAGTTAACATTTTAGTTGTCACGGAGACACAAATAGGAGTCATGTAAATCAAACTATCAGGGGATTCTGGGGACAGGAAATGTTCAAAACTACAAActgagccaggactgtgcacgaACACTGGATATTGTtttggagcgcacacacacacagaacagaaagcTAGACGAGGGCAATTTGCCGAATTGAAATGTGGTGGTGTTGAGAAAAGAGTTGAAGAGTTGAAGAGTTGAAGAGTTAAATTTGGTAGTTTGTGGTGAGGACGACCTGTGCTGCCTGTCTGCAGTGACACTCgacatgaggaaacacacagaagtgttgaCCGACCTGTGCTGCCTGCACTGCAGTGACACTCgacatgaggaaacacacagaagtgttgaCCGACCTGTGCTGCCTGCTGTGACACTCgacatgaggaaacacacagaagtgttgaCCGACCTGTGCTGCCTGTCTGCTGTGACACTCgacatgaggaaacacacagaagtgttgaCCGACCTGTGCTGCCTGCAGTGACACTCgacatgaggaaacacacagaagtgttgaCCGACCTGTGCTGCCTGCAGTGACCCTCgacatgaggaaacacacagaagtgttgaCCGACCTGTGCTGCCTGTCTGCAGTGACACTCgacatgaggaaacacacagaagtgttgaCCGACCTGTGCTGCCTGTCTGCTGTGACACTCgacatgaggaaacacacagaagtgttgaCCGACCTGTGCTGCCTGCAGTGACACTCgacatgaggaaacacacagaagtgttgaCCGACCTGTGCTGCCTGTCTGCAGTGACACTCgacatgaggaaacacacagaagtgttgaCCGACCTGTGCTGCCTGCACTGCAGTGACACTCgacatgaggaaacacacagaagtgttgaCCGACCTGTGCTGCCTGCTGTGACACTCgacatgaggaaacacacagaagtgttgaCCGACCTGTGCTGCCTGCAGTGACACTCgacatgaggaaacacacagaagtgttgaCCGACCTGTGCTGCCTGTCTGCAGTGACACTCgacatgaggaaacacacagaagtgttgaCCGACCTGTGCTGCCTGTCTGCAGTGACACTCgacatgaggaaacacacagaagtgttgaCCGACCTGTGCTGCCTGCACTGCAGTGACACTCgacatgaggaaacacacagaagtgttgaCCGACCTGTGCTGCCTGCTGTGACACTCgacatgaggaaacacacagaagtgttgaCCGACCTGTGCTGCCTGCAGTGACACTCgacatgaggaaacacacagaagtgttgaCCGACCTGTGCTGCCTGTCTGCAGTGACACTCgacatgaggaaacacacagaagtgttgaCCGACCTGTGCTGCCTGCACTGCAGTGACACTCgacatgaggaaacacacagaagtgttgaCCAACCTGTGCTGCCTGTCTGCAGTGACACTCgacatgaggaaacacacagaagtgttgaCCGACCTGTGCTGCCTGTCTGCAGTGACACTCgacatgaggaaacacacagaagtgttgaCCGACCTGTGCTGCCTGCCCTGCAGTGACACTCgacatgaggaaacacacagaagtgttgaCCGACCTGTGCTGCCTGCTGTGACACTCgacatgaggaaacacacagaagtgttgaCCGACCTGTGCTGCCTGTCTGCTGTGACACTCgacatgaggaaacacacagaagtgttgaCCGACCTGTGCTGCCTGCAGTGACACTCgacatgaggaaacacacagaagtgttgaCCGACCTGTGCTGCCTGCAGTGACACTCgacatgaggaaacacacagaagtgttgaCCGACCTGTGCTGCCTGCAGTGACACTCgacatgaggaaacacacagaagtgttgaCCGACCTGTGCTGCCTGTCTGCAGTGACACTCgacatgaggaaacacacagaagtgttgaCCGACCTGTGCTGCCTGCAGTGACACTCgacatgaggaaacacacagaagtgttgaCCGACCTGTGCTGCCTGTCTGCTGTGACACTCgacatgaggaaacacacagaagtgttgaCCGACCTGTGCTGCCTGTCTGCTGTGACACTCgacatgaggaaacacacagaagtgttgaCCGACCTGTGCTGCCTGTCTGCAGTGACACTCgacatgaggaaacacacagaagtgttgaCCGACCTGTGCTGCCTGCAGTGACACTCgacatgaggaaacacacagaagtgttgaCCGACCTGTGCTGCCTGCAGTGACCCTCgacatgaggaaacacacagtgGCGTTGACACTCAGCGGCTCCGAACAGTTCGACACCCTGGTGGGGATTTTTGAGGGGCTGTAGAACACTTCAGTTTCCACGGAAACAACAGGTCTGGACCTGGGGATGACATGcatcacaaagacagagagagagagagtgagagagagagacaaagacagaaacagtcagCCAATTAATATAATGGCAGCAATAGATTCCAAAGTTCGGCAGGTCAGTGGATATGGGTTCCATGTCTATGGTCAAATCCAGTATCACCTAGCTGAATAgaatcactggcacacacagatcTATTATTCACAGTCTTACACTAACCTACATTACAATCATGAAAAATCAACACCACCaaactgtttctgtgtttgtgtgtgtgtgtgcgcgcgtctaTGCTGCGATTTAATAAGTGCGAGAAAGAATAagagaacctgagcagcagaacCGCTCCCTTGGACCCGACTGCAATGTCAGGCAGCCCGTCTCCACTCTGATCCAAAGCAGACTGGGCCACAGTCAGGCCAAAGAACCGCAGTCCGGACTGCACCGATGAACCTGCAATCCTCTGTTATGGACAACGCAACAGAAAGAGAGTTCAACAGAAGTACTGATAATCACACATCACTTAGCTGTTTTCTTCAGTTTTTACCAAGGTAACAAACACAGTCGTCTGTcattagagagacagacagacaagagtgAGACgaaaagaacagagaggaggaaacagaagTAATGAAAACATGGCATTTCTACTCTGGTGGGTGTTCTCTATATGCCTTGTCATGACATGCAGTAGTTTAGGAACTACTGCGAACTATATTATGGATGAACATGAATAATAGAataatgtataataaaaataatagacagtcatgtattgtattgtgtcaATACTCTAGCCTGGACTAGTCTGTTTGCTGGAGGGCTCCAACACTAGTCCTGTTCTTTAAGAAACCCATAGAGAGTTCATAGAGAGTTCatagttgtgtttttttcatgAGTGTATTCTGCCACAGTGTTTTAAATGATCCAACATTGGGGGCCTGAAAGGTCTGTGGCCAGAGGGGTATGGGAGCAGACTTATGTTGTAGTTTTGGTTCGTGTTGATCGGAGCAGACTTATGGTGTAGTTTTGGTTCGTGTTGATCGGAGCAGACTTATGGTGTAGTTTTGGTTGGTGTTGATCGGAGCAGACTTATGGTGTAGTTTTGGTTGGTGTTGATCGGAGCAGACTTATGGTGTAGTTTTGGTTGGTGTTGATCGGAGCAGACTTATGGTGTAGTTTTGGTTGGCGTTGATCGTAGCAGACTTATGGTGTAGTTTTGGTTAGTGTTGATCGGAGTTTTCATTTCTGACGTTTGGTGAATGGGGGTTTCATTTGTTAGAGTAAGGGTCAAAGCTTGGTCATACTTTTCCCAATGCTTAAATAGATCCTTAATGCTTAATGTTCAAtcattctctgtttctctctccaactctgtatgtgtctctctcttgtctcatcaatactctctctcacctgcGAGTATTTGGGGTTCACTCCTCGTGTCCTCCCGTTGAAGATGTACACGCTGCCCTGTCCGTTATCCTCCAGAGGAGCTCCCACTGCCACATCCCTGATCCCATCCCCGTTCAGGTCTGCCAGGCTGGCCAGAGACGAGCCGAACCTCCCCCTCTGACCCTCCATCCCCAGCAGGGACACACCAGCGTCAGACACCACCGTGGAATCCTGGGAGCATCAAACATCAACTCAACCCTTCATAATAAATCTCTTACATCTAAGGTACCTATTCTTGAAATACTACAGAGGTATTTTTTGGGGGAATGTATTTTGGAGTACCACCTTGTCACTTCATAAATGAAAGAGTGTGAACGTGCTATTGTACCGTCACAAAGACCACTGCTATGCTGGGGGTGGCTTTGTGTTAGAGACCAAGTGACAGTCTCctcatttgtcatttgtttttcagaaaaaaaagttttttaaatTTTGAATTACTGCATTTGTTTACCCATGCTGtgtaaaaaagaaacaaacaaaactatggaataaatgtatttataaagtcTTGAACTAAACATGAGGtatctccctgtctgtctctccctgtctgactCTCCTTGAACTAAACATGTGGTatctgcctgtctttctctccttgctCGGTACTAAATGTCATGTCCAAACAAAGACCCTTATTATAACATGAAGGAAATAGTAGAATGAATGGGAGATGGTTATTACACTATGACACTATGACCCTCACTGAATGGGAGATGGTTATTACACTATGACACTATGACCCTCACTGAATGGGAGATGGTTATTACACTATGACACTATGGCACTCACTGAATGGGAGATGGTTATTACACTATGACACTATGACCCTCACTGAATGGGAGATGGTTATTACACTATGACACTATGGCACTCACTGAATGGGAGATGGTTATTACACTATGACACTATGGCACTCACTGAATGGGAGATGGTTATTACACTATGACACTATGGCACTCACTGAATGGGAGATGGTTATTACACTATGACACTATGTAGATACTTCTATTGGGTTTTTTTGTATGATTTTACCTCCTCAAAAAactgatacacaaacactcgcccctctctccctccttctgtgtgCATGGGGGCAGACGCCAGAATCAGATCAGTGTTGGAGTCTCCATCCaaatccaccacacacacctctgctccaAAGTAAGCACCgatctgagactgagagagagagagagtgccgtgtgtgtgtaagtgtgtgtgtgaaccagagagatagagagagagaacgttgCTATAAAAATCAATTAATGCAGCAGTTATCTAAAATAGTAGTAATGTCCTTTGTTTCTTTCAGGATAAATAAaatatctatctttctatctatctatctgtctattagTCTAGTCTATCTATCATCACATGATAAAAGAGCTCtctgaacactctctctctctctctctttctctctctctctctttctctctcactctttctctctctctctctctctctctctttctctctcactctttctctctctctctcactctttctcactctctctctctctctctctctgtctctctcactctctctctctctctttctctctcactcttctctctttctctctcactctttctctctctctctttctctctcactcttctctctctctctctctctctcactcactctctctctctctctttctctctcactctttctctctctctctctcactctctctcactctctctctctctctctttctctctctctctctctcacacacacactctctctctctctctctctgtcagaccaTAAACTATACACCCATAAGCTGGTGAATCCTCATCACAATGATTCTGAGTTCCATTAGATCTCACCTGTTGATCTTCCTTCTCCAAACTCGTCTGTATCCCAGAAGGATGGaagaccaccaccacccctttaTGCCTGTACCGCGGAGCCCCAAGTATAACATACCTCTGGCTGTTCCTCAAGGCCACTGTCAAAGAATATCCTAGAACATGTGACATGAACATGTGACGTGAACGTGACACATTACGGATGTTATCCCTCTGAGAGAAGAAATGTCTACAACATGGTAACAAGACAGTGACACTACGGTAACAAGGTAACAACAAGGTAACAACATGGTAACAAGACAGTGACACTACGGTAACAAGGTAACAACATGGTAACAAGACAGTGACACTATGGTAAGTTGTATTATCCTCTCATCCTAAAAAGAATCATCTAGAAAATGAGGGTGGTAGGGTGGTAGCCACATCAATTATAAAACTCTTGTAACCTGGTCTGCGGCCATTGAGTAATGATATGAGATGAAATGATAGAATAGATATGAAAATTAGCTTTTGCAGCATTTTACAGACAGTCCCGTCATAGTCCTCGAAGGACTACAATATAGTGCATTGGatgtgaaacacaaacaaactaagtGGCAGtacattcaaaataaaacatagaTTATACTTTATAATTACTCATGCACAGTAATACATTGTAATTAGTAATTAGTAATAATCAGTATAcattattccagccaatcaacaacgttgcttcaggagcactgaaCAGTAAGGATGTATTTTATTGGCTGTTGAGTCCAAATATCAATAATCCATCAGCAGGATTGAGGACGGCATCAATAGAGTAAGATGTTGCACCAATTTGATTGGTTTTCCTTTTTACTGTAGGTAATATTGAGGAATGGTTACAGTCCTTGGATATGTTCCCTTGGTTATGATCCTGATTCAAGTGAATAGTATATTTGTATTAAAGACACATCCTCACCCAGGTAACTATCGTCTCCGTTTGTTTCCAGAAGATTAGCTTTTTGAAAATCTGAGTGTCCTCCACTGATGTTGTATTTCTGATACCCCCCTCTCCACTGGTATGCTCCAACAAAACCCATTACAATGCCCTCCTAAAAATGGAACAGGCCAAAATGAGCGTAAGAAaagcatacatgcataaatacagacatacgtaaagtacatacatacatacatacaggttACTCACTTAATAAGACTATAAAAACAACAGTCTGTATAAAGTAGAATTAATTTCTTCTTCCTCTAGAAGTAATGTTATAGTTTCAGGcattgatgaatgaatgtagaCTCCTCCCCCCAACTCTCCAACTCAAAACTtcaaagcatgcacactcacaaacacacacacacacacacacagagacacacactcacaaacacagacacacgcttacacacacagcctaacgCGTACACATTTTGTAATTCACGTAAACACATAAATGTCACTGAATCGGTTTAATCCAGAGGTGCACGATGATGGCATCCTCTCTAGGTTCATCATGGAATGATCACTGTTACTAGGCAACAAAGAGCAAAAGATAAGCgcagtgttctcagtgttttTACCTCTGGAGAGTGATATGGTGCACCACTGAAGCCCTCTTGTGCCATCTCCAGTTTCGTAGAACCACCACCTCCTAAAAGAACCAATAGAACCACGTGCCAGACCCTCTGAGAAATGAACTCATTTGCATGTATTCATTCAACagacactttcatccaaagcaagCCTGAATCCAAATCgttttcattttccttttcctttattTCCCTATAGTTTCTTCAGTGTGTCTGCTCCCTGACTATtgaaggagttgcaaatcagaattaaggatcaaagttaataatgattgacaataatcaataatccaatgGTATGGATGACATACCCTCAACAGATATAATATTCTCAGTATGGATGACATACCCTCAACAGATATAATATCCTCAGTATGGATGACATACCCTCAACAGATATAATATCCTCAGTATGGATGACATACCCTCAACAGATATAATATTCTCAGTATGGACAACATGCTCTCAACAGATATAATATTCTCAGCATGGATAACATACCCTCAACAGATACAATATTCTTCTCCAGTGTCTCCTTGAGTCCATCCAGAGCTCGGAAGTCGCTCACTTTGAACTTGTGTTTTTCCACTGGTTCGGATGCAATGATCTTCAGTTCTTCATCAGAAACATGTCCAACCTGTGAAATTCCAAGATGGTTGACTGCAAGTTGGAAACGTTGTTTCGCCACGGTTTGGTGCAAGCCCTGCTTTACTTTAAAAGTTGTTCGGTactatgttttgtgtttgtctttttattGGCGTCTTTGGAAAAGATTCAAACATATAAAGAACACCGCACTGTGTAATTCACATGTAACTGAATCGTTATATAGGTTTTGTCAAGGGAAAAAAggaagctaactagctagcaagGGAtacatgctagctagctaagatGCTGAATGATTTGTTTCCCTGATATATTCACTGATATATTGTGAATATATCAATATATTGTGGTGTAAAAGCCGTTCTTACATATTTGCAGGATTTCCAACCAGCACAAAACTACCAAGTGAATAGCCTGAACTTAGCAATTGAATTAATATTTCAACAAAATCTTTAACCATCTGGAGTCTGGAGCTTTGCAGGTGACTGCAATTATTTAACTTATATAATATTGTGGGGAGACGATGAATACATGAATGTCCTATTTGGCCTAGCCTACTATCCAAATAGGACATTCACATATCACACATATAGATGTTTACAAAGGTCAAATAGTTGCCATACTTTACAGTAGTATTTTAAATGTAGCAAAATCCTACCCCAATCGCAAAACGAATTATATTTTTCTTTGCTGCGTTTTCGACTGCAGGCTTCAAGTTTTCCTTGTCGTCTGACACGCCATCTGTGATCACCAGCAAAACCCTACTGGCATGGGGTCTGGCCCCGGCACTCTCTGTGAACAGCTCAAAGCTGCGGAGACGGGAATTAAAGTCAGCGACAGGCACAAGAagattctatctctctctctctctctctctccatctctccctctctcgttctccctctctctctctctctctttccatttctccctctctcattctccccctctctctctctttccatctctccctgtctctctctctctctttccatctctccctctctccctgtctctccctctctcgttctccctctctctctctttccatctctccctctctctctgtctctctctctctccctctctctctctttctctctctccgtaatTTAAGCTGTTGTACGTCTCATGTCATGTTGTGAGCACTGATACCATAAGTCGTCATCATCATGAATGTTAAAAACATTGCGTGCGACTCACACAGTGGTGTTAATGGCTTTGGCAGTATAAGTGGAAGTCATTTCTTGTTGAATGTTCATGATCTCTTTCTCCCAATCTTTTCCTTCCTTGTGATGGTTGAACTGTTCAAAGTTTAAAGGAGTTTCATAGCCACTGGAATACTGTGCAATGGCGAACTGCAAAAACAAGGAGAGGTAGGttcaacagaaacacagacaccgACACAAGCCAAGAGTGGAACATGATAGTAAGATGGTGCCTATCATGACAGTCATCATTTAGTAAAACTGTTGCATTTTCACAACAACTATCCTTTACATACTTTTCAAAGTTTCATGGTAACTTTACTGGTGGGTAAACACAGGACACCCTTACATTAGTGCGTGTGTCACTGCTTGCACCTAAGCAAGGTAAAGGTGATAAGGTGAAAAGGTCCATTAGTGCATATACAGTAGTTGAGTCAAAATAGGACTACTATGAAGCTGATATGACTGATGTGTGAAGGTAGAAAGAATAAAGAAGGACAGAGGAAGGAGGATagaatagagaaagacagaggaagggatgaagggatgaagggagagagaatagagacggacagaggaagatgaagggagagagaatagagacgGACAGAGGAAGGTCAATCTGTTTCCCCTCACCTGTGTGTCTTTTGCAATGAACTTCTTGATCAGGTTTATCACAAATTTCTTCATTGTAATAAATTGATAGGGCGACAAGCTTGCCGAACCATCTAGGAGAAAGACTATATCAATGCCACTTTGGCAATCTGTTTTTggatgaggtagagagagagacagagagaagagagagggggagagagcagtctgTTTTTGatcacttttgcatttcataGACAGTATATAGCTGATCCTGAAACAAGTCCAACTGTAGCGAAGGGGGAGAGCAGTCATCCCATCTGGCCTTAAATCCAGGcctacagggtaccaaacctgcactcgGACCGCAAccccaaagagccaggcttgatggcatggcagtcagagcacatactcatctgtagtgacggcactccgTCACACTGACCCTGATCtaagtattgattgattgattgattggttcgTTGATCACGATGCCATACCTCTGAGAGTTGCGGGTACAGGACCCCTCACTGAGAGGCTCTGGCTGATGCTGAAGCACATCCCTCCGTACAGAGTGAGGCCATCACACTCTTTGGGAATGGTAGGACCACAAacctgagggacagagagagagagagaggatgctgaagaagaagaagaggaa is a genomic window of Clupea harengus chromosome 1, Ch_v2.0.2, whole genome shotgun sequence containing:
- the LOC105913031 gene encoding integrin alpha-X-like isoform X2, whose product is MTCTPTSHTKHISRTRNPSHFSSSYLLNSRPREGFMSHLHLHDNAFSCVETVPSPAANLSLGLTMTAGETGSTAVVCGPTIPKECDGLTLYGGMCFSISQSLSVRGPVPATLRDCQSGIDIVFLLDGSASLSPYQFITMKKFVINLIKKFIAKDTQFAIAQYSSGYETPLNFEQFNHHKEGKDWEKEIMNIQQEMTSTYTAKAINTTVFELFTESAGARPHASRVLLVITDGVSDDKENLKPAVENAAKKNIIRFAIGVGHVSDEELKIIASEPVEKHKFKVSDFRALDGLKETLEKNIVSVEGGGGSTKLEMAQEGFSGAPYHSPEEGIVMGFVGAYQWRGGYQKYNISGGHSDFQKANLLETNGDDSYLGYSLTVALRNSQRYVILGAPRYRHKGVVVVFHPSGIQTSLEKEDQQSQIGAYFGAEVCVVDLDGDSNTDLILASAPMHTEGGREGRVFVYQFFEEDSTVVSDAGVSLLGMEGQRGRFGSSLASLADLNGDGIRDVAVGAPLEDNGQGSVYIFNGRTRGVNPKYSQRIAGSSVQSGLRFFGLTVAQSALDQSGDGLPDIAVGSKGAVLLLRSRPVVSVETEVFYSPSKIPTRVSNCSEPLSVNATVCFLMSRVTAGSTGRSTLLCVSSCRVSLQAAQVGQHFCVFPHVECHCRQAAQVGQHFCVFPHVECHSRQAAQVGQHFCVFPHVECHSRQAAQVGQHFCVFPHVECHCRQHRSVNTSVCFLMSSVTADRQHRSVNTSVCFLMSSVTAGSTGRSTLLCVSSCRVSLQAAQVGQHFCVFPHVECHCRQHRSVNTSVCFLMSSVTADRQHRSVNTSVCFLMSSVTAGSTGRSTLLCVSSCRVSLQGRQHRSVNTSVCFLMSSVTADRQHRSVNTSVCFLMSSVTADRQHRSVNTSVCFLMSSVTAGSTGRSTLLCVSSCRVSLQCRQHRSVNTSVCFLMSSVTADRQHRSVNTSVCFLMSSVTADRQHRSVNTSVCFLMSSVTAGSTGRSTLLCVSSCRVSQQAAQVGQHFCVFPHVECHCSAGSTGRSTLLCVSSCRVSLQTGSTGRSTLLCVSSCRVSLQAAQVGQHFCVFPHVECHSRQAAQVGQHFCVFPHVECHCRQAAQVGQHFCVFPHVEGHCRQHRSVNTSVCFLMSSVTAGSTDLRAKLSYTFTLDHVRQTPRATFAPNQHATSDSITATLQKSCLPLSFATHGCPEDALNPIANRVAFTFDGLPITGEGNLRPRLSTDSRLISYHMLNFEIDCGPDKICEDNLRVDFNFSGATHIDVGVAQDLYVTVMVENRGENSYNTRVSLSYPDGLSYRTFTKTQGRVACSSRDGEDGVAPGKTTCSINKPIFTAGDTAVFVVQYGVPDRPTFDQSVSFTANLTSGNDLHAPDSRHFAETEIGVRHSIHVVIRRHENTTGYVTFKADESSVERPVTQLLQVENGNRRLNLSVMIRVPVKLGKMDIWSDMKALSIAGCQRSHDMKPTTDLPVETLKKTQIMNCSVAACRVFKCDVYLKKKDCVFYKISGKVHSGWISQTGVRSGQIILVSESNLEYDSNKYILPSADGLQSSSFTMLGTQVEVYEEPKFTKEITGGVLGGLLLLILVTVGLVKVGFFTSQYTQRLQESANDN